Genomic window (Nymphaea colorata isolate Beijing-Zhang1983 chromosome 1, ASM883128v2, whole genome shotgun sequence):
ACTTGAGAAACGATCATTTCATTAAAgtgttttgataaaattttaagatcttctttcaaaatttgactccgtttttcctttttaaatgcTTATTCCAAATCAAAATGATTCTTAATTAAGATCACTTCTTCTAAAATATCTTTCCAACCAGTTGATCAAAAAAGATTATAGAACTCTTTTTCCCAAGGACTTAGATAACACTTGCTTATTTTTAAGGATTGGCTGTTTCATCATTTACTCGATTTATAAAACGTTAAATTTCTAAAAGACTTTAAACTTCTTAGCATGCACCGCAGCATATTTAAGTTGGGGATAACGCTTAATTGAACTTGAAAATACACTAAGAATGAACATAGCCTTTGACCTTGCTACCCCCGGTCCCTACAAGAATGATAACATATACTAAGTTACAGACAGCCTATTTGTAATTAGTCACCGTTTCTTTCTCTCACGCATGCAGAGAGTTGCATTAGACAATGAACCTTCTTTAGTGCAAAACTAGCATTCGTTAGAGAAGCTTACAGAAGCCAACTTTTAACATCACAGCACCTTCCCTCCTTTTATTATCACGAAAAGAAAGTTGATTCAATGGGTCTGCACCCTCCACTATTCATCAGAGAAATATGGTACTCGTGAAACACTTTATATAAACTATAAGGATTTACATATATGTGCTTTCTGCTTTCAAGCTCGGCTGCTGTATCATAACATCTATTTTTAGGTCCAAGTGCCCAAGTTTAAGAGAGAACTTGGATCTTACTTAACTGAGAGTGAGTTTACACAAGATAGTAGTCAGAATGCAAACGGGTTGGAGTTGCAGCCAAAGTTTGGCAATATGTCCCTGTATCAACATGGAATTAGCAGggcttttatttttatagatacTTATTCGCTTTCAAGTCAACTAGGACTCTGCTCACAATTAAGCAAAATGCTTGGTTAGTTAATCCTTGTGATTATGCATATTTTTCCACATGAACGTCCTTTActgcaacaaaaataaaaaaaggcttGACATCAACAACAAAAAGTTAACAGTAAAGTAAGATTGCTGCTATGTATTATCTACCATAAGCACCTTTTCGACCATGAGTTGCTtgttttgaatcttttgttAGTGATGGACAAAAATCTAGTACAAAAATCAAGGTTTCAGATAAACCAGGTTCAGTGTAGGttcaaaaacattgtttttttatttcacgcTTTTGATACCAACAAAGTAAAACAAAGAACACAAGAAAAAAGTCCTGCTTCTTTGGAAATGAGGGGCCAGGAAATGCTTggagttgaaaagaaaagagaacagaaaaaaaattataacttcCCAGTCACCCATCAGCTGCTGAGCTGGAAGAGGCCAACCCACATGGTGGGTCAAGCCAAttatcttaaaaaaacaaagaaacgcACATAATACCCAAAGACCGACCAAGCCAGTCAAGTGGGCATGAATCATGGTCCAAAAAAATAGATGACCGACTTGTTGGTGACTATGTCAACTAGGTTGGCTTGTTACTAAGTTGGTAAAAAGGATTCAACTAACCATATATTTAGCATTTCATTTAGCATTCTTAAGAAGTTTTTCTATAAATATTGCATATCTAACACCAACTTGGGCCACTTGCAAGATAATTGATAACAAATTATTCAACCTACCGCAAGTGCAGTACGTTACTCCACACTTAGATCACCCAAGATTGCATAATCCACTGAAAGATAGTCCATCTCCTGTATATCCCACCATAACAACCTCAAGGTGTTGTATACAGCCTCCCCCCCTGGATGCACCATGTTATCTTCCCTAAAGACAGCTAACTTGTTCCTCATAATGATCCAACTGCAGCCAACCGCTTCTTTCAAACATCTCACCTTCATCATTCTTCTCAAACGAACCACACTTTCCCagtggcatttcattgcatatACTTGAGCCAATACAACATAGGGCAAAGATTCCCGCGGCTCCAATGCAACCAAACTTTCTGCAACCTGTTGTGTGATTCCTATATCAGCATGTAGTCTGCAAGCTCGGAGAAGTAGCCCCCATATTAGAGCACTTGGCTCATATGGCATAGATTTGATAACTTCCATGGCCTGCTTTAGCCTTCCTGCTCTACTTAACATGTCCACCATGCAAGTGTAATGTTCAATATCTGGCATAACACCATGCTCCACCTCCATGCATGAAAACAGTTGGCTTCCTTCATTAACTAGACCACCATTACTACAAGCCAAAAGAACAGCAAAGAAGGTGATTTTGTCAGGTAGTACGTTTTTTGAACACATTTCCTTCAGTAGCTGCAAAGCCATGCTTGCTTCACCATTTCGAGAACATCCCATAATCATGGTGTTCCATGAGACCAAGTCCCTAGAATGCATATTAGCAAAAACTTTCATAGCACAATCAATGTTTCCTGTCTTGGCATACATGTCCATTAAAGAGTTGGAGACTACAAAATCTGCTTCAAAGCCAACTTTCAGTGCCAAAGAGTGCAACTGCCTACCTTGCTCAATGGAGACGATACATGCAGCACAACCCAAAACACTACCAAAAGTAAATTCTGTTGGCTTGTTATTCTCCCTCATGGCATATGTAAAAAATGACAATGCATCCTCTACAAAGCCAAGCCTTGCAACACTTGAAATGATGGAATTAAAAATAGCTATATCTCTTTGAGGCATTTCCTCAAATAATTGAATAGAATCCTCCAATCTATTGAATTTGGCAAACATGTCAATAATCGAGCTACATACAACAGAATTGGAGAGAAAACCTGTCTTTATGCAGACCCCAAAAATCTCATTTCCCGCTATTGTATCTAGTAAATTTGCACATGCAACAACCATGGTAGAAATAGTAAATTGGTCATGAATGAACCCAATGGCTCTCATCCTCTGATAAAGGGTCAACGCTTGCTCAGGTTTTCCTGATCTAACACAGGCATACATAATGGCATTCCAGGACACTACATCCCATTTTTCCATAccataaaacaaatgaaatgcaTAGCTGACATTACTAAACCTACCATACATACAAATAAGGGCATTGTTAAGTATAAGATTATCGTGGAGACAGTTCCTCAAAATGTTAGCATGAACCTGCTTACCATGCCAGATATTTGAAACCCCCACTGAAATGATGATTGAGAATGTGAACCCTGTTGGTCTAATTCTTCTTTCCCACATCTCCGTAATCAATGTTAAGGCAGCTCCATGTTCTCCCTGCATAAAAAACCCAGAAAGTAACGAATTCCAGCTGACAACATCCTGTTGAGGCATTTCACCAAACACTTTCTGGGCACTCTCAACTTCACCATTTCGAACCAACCCACCTAACAAAATGTTCCAAGAAAATATATTCCATTTAGGTGTGTCATTAATTGCTTTGAATCCATCATCAGACTCACCAAGACTGTAGTACAAAGACGAAATCTGATTGCCAAAAAAGGTTGCAGTACTGAGACCCAACCTAATCAACCTTGAGTGAACTGATTGTGCAAAAGCTAGACAATTACTGGAGATAGATTGGTTGAGGAGACTGACACAATTTTGAATAATGTCTTCCCTGTCAATAGGAAAGCAAAAACCATGAGTGATTTGACATGAAGGACAGAAGGGTAGTCATAAAACTTAAAGTTGGCAGGTAGAATAGATTATCGAGGATCAGAAATAACTATGCACAACGGAGGATTTAATATGCATAAATAAATCTACCAGAAGTATATAACCATCTGTGACAATGTAGACATATACAAACCACGCATATAACATGTATTGGATATAATTTCGTAAAATGCAACAGATATAACCTATAGCAAACAAATAATTCACCACATGAATAAAACGTGTAACAAGCAATAAATATGTCACCTGTAGTGCCAGAACGAACCTGTAGTAGATGATTCTTTTTGTTGCAGCTTTTGTCTCTTTGATGGGAAAAAGATACAAACTTCCATTGACATCTGAATATTAAGAACATAAATAAGAAGTTATATAACAAATTGGATACCAAACAGCATTCTTCAAGCACAAATAAACACATATAAACATGAAGAAACTCAAAGAATGTGAACGAATAAGAAGCATCGCCTAGTTCATTGTGCCATACAATGTtttttagtttctcatttgAAGGCAGCGTAGTACTCTGAGGCAAATACCCTGCCGCTGCCGGCTACTGGCCAGAGACAGGGGTCTGAGACCCCTCAGTGCCAACTGTGCCCTTCAATTAGAACAAATACAATACATAAAGTAGACTTCAAAAATAAGCAATTAAGCAAACAAAAAACACTCACTCTTCCTCAAGCAAGGTAACCCACTTGAGACCATAGAACACTGGATATGGCAAGTTCTCCAATTGCCTGCATAGGTAGGCACCAACCATAGATAGACGTGAACAAAAGGCGTAAGCCTCTTAATCCTCAGAAGTCAAAACTAGCCACCGTTTttgccaaagagagagagaaagagagagcgttGTGGCAGCTCTCGAAGGGCAACGTTGTCGCCCGGTCTCTAGCCGGCTTACCCCCATCATGCCGTCGGCAGGGCAGCTAGAGCATCTGGCTTCCAGAACTCGCCCCTGATGGCAGTTTGGCGGGACACCAAACAAAACCTCTGTCGGTCGTCTTCGAGTTTGGGAGGAGATCGGTCGAATTGGGGGACCGGCTGGGGCTTGGTTAGTAAGCACGCACCGAGACTCCAAATTACTTAAATCCTTCGGAAATTACTTAAATTTTGATCACGGGAGAGAGCGTTGCATGGGTTTTCCCATTCCTCGgcaacatgtttttttttcgtGAACATATACtaatatatattctttttcatGCAACTTCACTGCTTTTATTTAGATTTTagtcattattttttcttatttgaaatGTCTATTCTTAACAAACTATTTGGCAATGGGACCAAGTTGTAactgttttataaatatgcTTTAAAGAATGAGGGAGGTTAAAGTCCTTTTTATAAATATTCTCCAATTTTTAGCACATATTGTCAAACAATAAAGTCATTCATTTTATTGCTATTATGTCTATGCAATTAACTAGCGCTTAATTGCTTGATGTTTTGAAATTCATAATATTGTTTCactatattattttatttgatcgGAGCAATTAAAATAGGTGTTGCATGTTGTTCATTCAGCTTTGGAGTTCTTTCATGCTAATATTGATTTGCATGTGTTTGAAAAATGTGGTTTGAATTTACGTACAGTTTTGTTATATAGAAAATCGCCGCAAAGACTTCTCCAGTTTTCGTGTCACAAAACTTGGAACCAGAAAAACTTGCAACCAGTACATTGGAATTGTTGAAAGGTTTAGACTAATCAGACACAATCTTCATCTATAAGACAACATATTGGCTTTGCAGcttctcaatttcttctcaAACTTGCTCGCTAGTTCTCTTGAGTGCCGCTCTTCAAATGTTGGCCGTGTAAATAACAGCAGATCCAAGCTTCTCCTATTCCACCCAAGAATGGTTATTAACTTTGCTGTCTTTGCCTCACTAACATTGAAAGATATGATCACAAACTTACTGCTATTAATTTTCAGACCTTACATACCTTCCATTGCTTCAAGAAAtcccttctttccttttattgcCTTCATTGTGGCCAAGCTAAACAACATAACATTGTCTGCATAGAGAATGGCTCCCATCACCTCTTGGCTAGCACCCATTATAGAAAGAGAAATCAGATATATTTTCATACACTCTATCATGTAACAGACCTCCATCAATAATAAGAATAAGGGGACACTGGGTGTTACAACCTAACTTTTTCAAGCCTTATTTGGCCCGCACAGCGTCAAGAGTTTGCACAAGTCTTTGCTAAGCCTTTGCTCAATTTTAATGTAGCTGAAGCATTCATCAATCTTTTAGGACTCTGAACTAGACGATGAGTGATAGGCACTCGGCAAACCATCACCTAAGATTATCTTACAGTAGGTCATCAGCAACCTGCGGCTATGAAGTCATGTCAGAACCTCGTCATTCCTTCAAGTACCTATCTACCTCCATATAAAATCTGAGTAGAAAGACTTCTCTTAGGAGAAAGTCCCCAGCCAATTgccgactatatgtcattaagtaaggcaaccgaccatcgccctactcgacgacgAGCTTTCACTTGCTCGCCCTCACGTGACTCTACGAAATTATAGACACAGCATCTGTGTCTACCAGGGGAATTAGCATTAACCCACGCATACCCCTATGTGCAACCAAACACTACGCATAGAAAG
Coding sequences:
- the LOC116246267 gene encoding pentatricopeptide repeat-containing protein At1g43980, mitochondrial-like isoform X2; this translates as MSMEVCIFFPSKRQKLQQKESSTTGSFWHYREDIIQNCVSLLNQSISSNCLAFAQSVHSRLIRLGLSTATFFGNQISSLYYSLGESDDGFKAINDTPKWNIFSWNILLGGLVRNGEVESAQKVFGEMPQQDVVSWNSLLSGFFMQGEHGAALTLITEMWERRIRPTGFTFSIIISVGVSNIWHGKQVHANILRNCLHDNLILNNALICMYGRFSNVSYAFHLFYGMEKWDVVSWNAIMYACVRSGKPEQALTLYQRMRAIGFIHDQFTISTMVVACANLLDTIAGNEIFGVCIKTGFLSNSVVCSSIIDMFAKFNRLEDSIQLFEEMPQRDIAIFNSIISSVARLGFVEDALSFFTYAMRENNKPTEFTFGSVLGCAACIVSIEQGRQLHSLALKVGFEADFVVSNSLMDMYAKTGNIDCAMKVFANMHSRDLVSWNTMIMGCSRNGEASMALQLLKEMCSKNVLPDKITFFAVLLACSNGGLVNEGSQLFSCMEVEHGVMPDIEHYTCMVDMLSRAGRLKQAMEVIKSMPYEPSALIWGLLLRACRLHADIGITQQVAESLVALEPRESLPYVVLAQVYAMKCHWESVVRLRRMMKVRCLKEAVGCSWIIMRNKLAVFREDNMVHPGGEAVYNTLRLLWWDIQEMDYLSVDYAILGDLSVE
- the LOC116246267 gene encoding pentatricopeptide repeat-containing protein At1g43980, mitochondrial-like isoform X5, whose translation is MPQQDVVSWNSLLSGFFMQGEHGAALTLITEMWERRIRPTGFTFSIIISVGVSNIWHGKQVHANILRNCLHDNLILNNALICMYGRFSNVSYAFHLFYGMEKWDVVSWNAIMYACVRSGKPEQALTLYQRMRAIGFIHDQFTISTMVVACANLLDTIAGNEIFGVCIKTGFLSNSVVCSSIIDMFAKFNRLEDSIQLFEEMPQRDIAIFNSIISSVARLGFVEDALSFFTYAMRENNKPTEFTFGSVLGCAACIVSIEQGRQLHSLALKVGFEADFVVSNSLMDMYAKTGNIDCAMKVFANMHSRDLVSWNTMIMGCSRNGEASMALQLLKEMCSKNVLPDKITFFAVLLACSNGGLVNEGSQLFSCMEVEHGVMPDIEHYTCMVDMLSRAGRLKQAMEVIKSMPYEPSALIWGLLLRACRLHADIGITQQVAESLVALEPRESLPYVVLAQVYAMKCHWESVVRLRRMMKVRCLKEAVGCSWIIMRNKLAVFREDNMVHPGGEAVYNTLRLLWWDIQEMDYLSVDYAILGDLSVE
- the LOC116246267 gene encoding pentatricopeptide repeat-containing protein At1g43980, mitochondrial-like isoform X3; translated protein: MVSSGLPCLRKNVNGSLYLFPIKETKAATKRIIYYREDIIQNCVSLLNQSISSNCLAFAQSVHSRLIRLGLSTATFFGNQISSLYYSLGGLVRNGEVESAQKVFGEMPQQDVVSWNSLLSGFFMQGEHGAALTLITEMWERRIRPTGFTFSIIISVGVSNIWHGKQVHANILRNCLHDNLILNNALICMYGRFSNVSYAFHLFYGMEKWDVVSWNAIMYACVRSGKPEQALTLYQRMRAIGFIHDQFTISTMVVACANLLDTIAGNEIFGVCIKTGFLSNSVVCSSIIDMFAKFNRLEDSIQLFEEMPQRDIAIFNSIISSVARLGFVEDALSFFTYAMRENNKPTEFTFGSVLGCAACIVSIEQGRQLHSLALKVGFEADFVVSNSLMDMYAKTGNIDCAMKVFANMHSRDLVSWNTMIMGCSRNGEASMALQLLKEMCSKNVLPDKITFFAVLLACSNGGLVNEGSQLFSCMEVEHGVMPDIEHYTCMVDMLSRAGRLKQAMEVIKSMPYEPSALIWGLLLRACRLHADIGITQQVAESLVALEPRESLPYVVLAQVYAMKCHWESVVRLRRMMKVRCLKEAVGCSWIIMRNKLAVFREDNMVHPGGEAVYNTLRLLWWDIQEMDYLSVDYAILGDLSVE
- the LOC116246267 gene encoding pentatricopeptide repeat-containing protein At1g43980, mitochondrial-like isoform X4; protein product: MVGAYLCRQLENLPYPVFYGLKWVTLLEEECQWKFVSFSHQRDKSCNKKNHLLQGEHGAALTLITEMWERRIRPTGFTFSIIISVGVSNIWHGKQVHANILRNCLHDNLILNNALICMYGRFSNVSYAFHLFYGMEKWDVVSWNAIMYACVRSGKPEQALTLYQRMRAIGFIHDQFTISTMVVACANLLDTIAGNEIFGVCIKTGFLSNSVVCSSIIDMFAKFNRLEDSIQLFEEMPQRDIAIFNSIISSVARLGFVEDALSFFTYAMRENNKPTEFTFGSVLGCAACIVSIEQGRQLHSLALKVGFEADFVVSNSLMDMYAKTGNIDCAMKVFANMHSRDLVSWNTMIMGCSRNGEASMALQLLKEMCSKNVLPDKITFFAVLLACSNGGLVNEGSQLFSCMEVEHGVMPDIEHYTCMVDMLSRAGRLKQAMEVIKSMPYEPSALIWGLLLRACRLHADIGITQQVAESLVALEPRESLPYVVLAQVYAMKCHWESVVRLRRMMKVRCLKEAVGCSWIIMRNKLAVFREDNMVHPGGEAVYNTLRLLWWDIQEMDYLSVDYAILGDLSVE
- the LOC116246267 gene encoding pentatricopeptide repeat-containing protein At1g43980, mitochondrial-like isoform X1, which produces MVSSGLPCLRKNVNGSLYLFPIKETKAATKRIIYYREDIIQNCVSLLNQSISSNCLAFAQSVHSRLIRLGLSTATFFGNQISSLYYSLGESDDGFKAINDTPKWNIFSWNILLGGLVRNGEVESAQKVFGEMPQQDVVSWNSLLSGFFMQGEHGAALTLITEMWERRIRPTGFTFSIIISVGVSNIWHGKQVHANILRNCLHDNLILNNALICMYGRFSNVSYAFHLFYGMEKWDVVSWNAIMYACVRSGKPEQALTLYQRMRAIGFIHDQFTISTMVVACANLLDTIAGNEIFGVCIKTGFLSNSVVCSSIIDMFAKFNRLEDSIQLFEEMPQRDIAIFNSIISSVARLGFVEDALSFFTYAMRENNKPTEFTFGSVLGCAACIVSIEQGRQLHSLALKVGFEADFVVSNSLMDMYAKTGNIDCAMKVFANMHSRDLVSWNTMIMGCSRNGEASMALQLLKEMCSKNVLPDKITFFAVLLACSNGGLVNEGSQLFSCMEVEHGVMPDIEHYTCMVDMLSRAGRLKQAMEVIKSMPYEPSALIWGLLLRACRLHADIGITQQVAESLVALEPRESLPYVVLAQVYAMKCHWESVVRLRRMMKVRCLKEAVGCSWIIMRNKLAVFREDNMVHPGGEAVYNTLRLLWWDIQEMDYLSVDYAILGDLSVE